Proteins from one Mobula birostris isolate sMobBir1 chromosome 10, sMobBir1.hap1, whole genome shotgun sequence genomic window:
- the LOC140204591 gene encoding G-protein coupled receptor 83-like, with protein MIAMSRYLWLPLSYVTNSVRKNGEEVNGSDFFFALYGLSNTTSFFNWGNLTIEDWGIFNNHTKYEAESKNPTVKALLIVAYSVIIVISLFGNVLVCQVVIKNKRMHSATSLFIANLAVADIMITLLNTPFTLVRFVNSNWVFGKLMCHVSRFAQYCSVHVSVLTLTAIALDRHQVIMHPLKPRMSKAKGVLCIIIIWIMATGFSLPHAIYQKLFKVEYRKERVRSLCLHNFPQPADLYWKYMDLSTFILLYVLPLLIISVAYTTVAKKLWLRNAIGDITVEQYFAHRRKKKMMLKMLMLVVVVFAVCWFPLNCYLVLISSKAINTNNALYFTFHWFAMSSTCYNPFIYCWLNANFRSEFKSLLSICRRRRATHVQQLADSPPPYRQAWNDGRSHKRISEARNPRFSTNTNSARTDISIVEPIVTVG; from the exons ATGATTGCGATGAGCCGCTATCTGTGGCTTCCTTTGTCCTATGTAACCAACTCCGTCCGAAAAAACGGTGAAGAGGTCAATGGCAGCGACTTCTTCTTCGCCCTGTATGGCCTCTCCAACACCACCTCGTTCTTCAATTGGGGCAACCTAACCATCGAAGACTGGGGCATCTTCAACAATCATACCAAGTATGAAGCCGAGTCCAAGAACCCGACTGTGAAGGCGCTGCTGATTGTGGCTTACTCAGTCATCATTGTCATCTCACTGTTCGGCAATGTCCTCGTCTGCCAGGTGGTGATAAAAAACAAGCGGATGCATTCCGCAACAAGCCTCTTCATAGCTAACCTGGCCGTAGCAGATATTATGATCACCCTTCTCAACACCCCATTCACACTG GTCCGCTTTGTGAATAGCAACTGGGTGTTCGGCAAGTTGATGTGTCATGTTAGTCGCTTTGCTCAGTACTGTTCTGTGCACGTTTCTGTCCTGACCCTCACTGCCATTGCTCTTGACCGGCACCAG GTTATCATGCATCCCTTGAAGCCGAGAATGTCTAAGGCTAAAGGAGTTCTCTGCATCATCATCATTTGGATCATGGCTACAGGTTTCTCTCTTCCACATGCAATCTACCAGAAGTTGTTTAAAGTTGAATACAG GAAGGAGCGAGTGCGAAGTTTGTGTCTCCACAATTTCCCACAGCCAGCAGATTTGTATTGGAAGTATATGGACTTGTCTACTTTTATTCTCCTCTATGTTCTGCCACTCCTGATCATAAGCGTGGCCTACACTACAGTGGCAAAGAAGCTGTGGTTGCGGAATGCCATTGGGGACATCACTGTGGAGCAATACTTTGCCCACAGGCGTAAGAAAAAGATGATGCTGAAGATGCTgatgctggtggtggtggtgtttgCTGTCTGTTGGTTTCCCTTGAACTGCTACTTGGTGCTCATCTCCAGCAAGGCCATCAACACCAACAACGCCTTGTACTTCACCTTCCACTGGTTTGCCATGAGTAGTACATGTTACAACCCCTTCATCTACTGCTGGCTGAACGCAAATTTCCGATCTGAATTCAAATCCCTGTTGAGTATTTGCAGGAGGAGGAGGGCCACCCACGTGCAACAGCTTGCCGACAGCCCCCCTCCCTACAGGCAGGCATGGAATGATGGGAGAAGCCACAAGAGGATCAGTGAAGCTCGGAATCCACGGTTTAGCACCAACACAAACTCCGCAAGGACTGATATTTCCATTGTGGAACCCATTGTGACAGTCGGCTAA